In Sphingomonas panacisoli, one genomic interval encodes:
- the kdpB gene encoding potassium-transporting ATPase subunit KdpB, translating into MTTTSMFSGELIVPAIGDAFKKLDPRQLIKNPVLFTTAVIASLLTVLLVIGGEKLGVGFQLQLIVWLWLTVLFGTFAEALAEGRGRAQAASLRATKSQLQAKRLTGVGDTWGMIEAWRLAKGEMVLVETGDLIPADGEVVEGVASVNEAAITGESAPVIREAGGDRSAVTAGTRVISDRIKVRVTQEPGQGFLDRMIALVEGAERQKTPNEIALTILLVGLTIIFLIAVGTIPGFASYAGGSVPVAILAALLITLIPTTIAALLSAIGIAGMDRLIRFNVLAKSGRAVEAAGDVDTLLLDKTGTITIGDRQASEFRPIAGMEVKALAEAAMLASLADETPEGRSIVVLAREKFAAAATLASDAEIILFTAQTRASGVKVAGVTVLKGAVDSILKTLAADAPGAVELKRITDEIARGGMTPLAVLRDGRLVGAVALKDVVKAGVRERFAELRRMGIRTVMITGDNPLTAAAIAAEAGVDDFLAEATPEDKLALIRKEQQGGKLVAMCGDGTNDAPALAQADVGVAMNTGTQAAREAGNMVDLDSDPTKLIEVVGLGKQLLMTRGALTTFSVANDVAKYFAIIPAMFVALYPGLAVLNVMGLASPQSAILSAIIFNALIIPCLVPLALKGVKYRAIGAGPLLARNLAVYGLGGLIAPFVGIKLIDLAVAGLHLA; encoded by the coding sequence ATGACCACGACCTCCATGTTCTCGGGCGAGTTGATCGTCCCGGCGATAGGCGACGCCTTCAAGAAGCTCGACCCACGCCAGCTCATCAAGAATCCAGTGCTGTTCACGACGGCGGTGATTGCCTCGCTGCTCACGGTGCTGCTGGTGATCGGCGGCGAGAAGCTCGGCGTCGGGTTCCAACTCCAGCTCATCGTCTGGCTGTGGCTGACCGTCCTGTTTGGCACGTTCGCCGAAGCGCTCGCCGAAGGTCGCGGCCGGGCACAGGCGGCGAGCCTGCGCGCGACTAAGTCCCAGCTTCAGGCCAAGCGACTGACCGGCGTGGGCGACACCTGGGGCATGATCGAGGCGTGGCGGCTTGCGAAGGGCGAGATGGTGCTGGTCGAGACCGGCGACCTGATCCCCGCCGATGGTGAAGTCGTCGAGGGCGTTGCCAGTGTCAACGAAGCCGCGATCACGGGCGAGAGCGCACCCGTGATCCGCGAGGCTGGTGGCGACCGCTCAGCTGTGACGGCCGGCACGCGCGTCATCTCCGATCGGATCAAGGTCCGTGTCACGCAGGAGCCAGGCCAAGGCTTTCTCGATCGCATGATCGCGTTGGTCGAGGGGGCGGAGCGCCAGAAGACACCGAACGAGATCGCGCTGACCATTCTGCTGGTCGGCCTGACGATCATCTTCCTGATCGCGGTCGGGACGATCCCCGGCTTCGCGAGCTATGCCGGCGGGAGCGTGCCTGTCGCGATCCTCGCTGCACTGCTGATCACGCTCATCCCAACGACCATCGCGGCGCTGCTGTCGGCGATCGGCATTGCGGGCATGGACCGCCTGATCCGCTTCAACGTGCTCGCCAAGTCGGGCCGCGCAGTCGAGGCGGCGGGCGATGTCGATACCTTGCTGCTCGACAAGACCGGCACAATCACGATCGGCGACCGTCAGGCGAGTGAGTTCCGTCCCATTGCGGGGATGGAGGTCAAGGCGCTGGCCGAAGCGGCGATGCTCGCCAGCCTGGCAGATGAAACGCCCGAAGGCCGATCGATCGTCGTGCTCGCGCGCGAAAAGTTCGCCGCCGCGGCGACCTTGGCCAGCGACGCCGAGATCATCCTGTTCACCGCGCAGACGCGGGCGTCGGGTGTCAAGGTCGCCGGTGTGACGGTGCTGAAGGGCGCGGTGGATTCGATCCTGAAGACGCTGGCGGCCGACGCGCCGGGTGCCGTCGAACTCAAGCGAATCACCGACGAAATCGCCCGCGGCGGCATGACCCCGTTGGCGGTCCTCCGCGACGGCCGGCTGGTCGGCGCGGTCGCGCTAAAGGATGTCGTCAAGGCCGGGGTGCGCGAGCGCTTCGCCGAGCTGCGCCGGATGGGCATTCGTACCGTGATGATCACTGGCGACAACCCGCTGACCGCCGCCGCCATCGCCGCCGAGGCCGGGGTCGACGACTTCCTCGCCGAGGCCACGCCCGAGGACAAGCTGGCGCTGATCCGCAAGGAGCAGCAGGGCGGCAAGCTCGTCGCGATGTGCGGCGACGGCACCAACGACGCGCCCGCGCTGGCGCAGGCTGATGTCGGCGTAGCGATGAACACCGGCACGCAGGCCGCGCGCGAGGCCGGCAACATGGTCGATCTCGACAGCGACCCGACCAAGCTGATCGAGGTCGTCGGCCTCGGCAAGCAGCTGCTGATGACGCGCGGCGCGCTCACCACCTTCTCGGTGGCGAACGACGTCGCCAAGTATTTCGCGATCATCCCGGCGATGTTCGTCGCGCTTTATCCGGGCCTAGCGGTGCTTAACGTCATGGGGCTCGCCAGCCCGCAAAGCGCGATCCTGTCGGCGATCATCTTCAACGCGCTGATCATCCCGTGCTTGGTGCCGCTCGCGCTTAAGGGCGTAAAATATCGCGCGATCGGCGCGGGACCGCTGCTCGCGCGCAACCTCGCCGTCTACGGCCTCGGCGGCCTGATCGCACCGTTCGTCGGCATCAAGCTGATCGACCTCGCCGTCGCCGGCCTCCACCTCGCCTGA
- the cyoC gene encoding cytochrome o ubiquinol oxidase subunit III: MTARTADDPHQLGHGDAVPISERGPAPKHIVVAYGFWIFLLSDFVLFSGLFASYAVLTPATAGGPHGRDLFDLPLVALETSMLLLSSFTCGLAGVAMMARKEGWFQVAMAVTALLGLGFLAIELTEFARLIANGNGPQRSAFLSAFFALVGCHGIHVAIGLLWLTTMIAQVRAKGFRDDIERRTACFMLFWHALDIIWVALFTMVYLLGVYA, from the coding sequence ATGACCGCGCGCACCGCCGACGATCCGCACCAGCTCGGCCATGGTGACGCCGTACCGATCAGCGAACGCGGCCCGGCGCCCAAGCATATCGTGGTCGCCTATGGCTTCTGGATCTTCCTGCTGTCGGACTTCGTGCTCTTTTCGGGGCTGTTCGCCAGTTATGCGGTGCTGACGCCGGCAACGGCGGGTGGGCCGCACGGGCGCGACCTCTTCGACTTGCCGCTGGTCGCGCTGGAAACGAGCATGTTGCTGCTGTCGTCGTTCACCTGCGGCCTAGCCGGGGTAGCGATGATGGCGCGCAAAGAGGGCTGGTTCCAGGTGGCGATGGCCGTCACGGCGCTGCTCGGCCTCGGCTTCCTGGCGATCGAGCTGACCGAGTTTGCGCGGCTGATCGCCAATGGCAACGGGCCGCAGCGCAGCGCGTTCCTGTCTGCCTTCTTCGCCTTGGTCGGCTGTCACGGCATCCATGTCGCGATCGGTTTGCTGTGGCTGACGACGATGATAGCGCAGGTCCGCGCCAAGGGCTTCCGCGACGATATCGAACGGCGGACGGCGTGCTTCATGCTGTTCTGGCATGCGCTAGACATTATCTGGGTCGCGCTGTTCACGATGGTCTATCTGTTGGGAGTCTATGCATGA
- the cyoB gene encoding cytochrome o ubiquinol oxidase subunit I has product MFGKLGWNAIPFDEPLPMTSSLIVALAICTVLVWVWRAGHFPYLWREWITSVDHKRIGVMYCLLAGVMLLRGFSDALLMRGQQAVAYGNDGYLATDHFAQVFSAHGTIMIFFVAMTFMIGLINFAVPLQLGVRDVAFPTLNSVSFWLTASGALLVNISLFIGEFAKTGWVIYPPLSELRFSPGVGVDYYIWAIQISGVGTLLTGVNFVTTILKTRAPGMSYTRMPMFCWTALATSLLIVAAFPILTATLGMLSLDRYLGFHFFTNEAGGNAMMFINLIWAWGHPEVYILILPAFGVFSEVVATFSAKPLFGYRSMVIATMAICLLSFMVWLHHFFTMGAGGDVNGFFGIMTMIIAVPTGVKVFNWLFTMYGGRIRFTSPMLWAIGFMVTFVIGGMTGVLLAVPPADFQLHNSLFLVAHFHNVVIGGVLFGAFAGLTYWWPKAFGFRLDEKWGKRAFWLWITGFYVAFMPLYLLGLMGMTRRLARYDVPGWHPWLLVAAAGAVLIAGGIACQIMQLYVSIRNRAALCEDSGDPWDGRTLEWSTLSPPPEYNFAVLPNVEGEDAYWGMKQRAKDEQSSDDAPDYEDIDLPRSSATGVVCAFFASAIGFALIWNIWWLAVVGILGAWATFVVFAWRDEGERRISLSDLARDDAARLAYFKTRLSSDRAA; this is encoded by the coding sequence ATGTTCGGCAAGCTCGGCTGGAACGCCATTCCGTTCGACGAACCGCTGCCGATGACGTCGTCGCTGATCGTCGCGCTGGCGATCTGCACCGTGCTGGTCTGGGTATGGCGGGCGGGGCACTTCCCGTACCTGTGGCGCGAATGGATCACGTCGGTCGACCATAAGCGGATCGGCGTGATGTATTGCCTGCTCGCCGGCGTGATGCTGCTGCGCGGTTTTTCCGACGCTCTGCTAATGCGCGGGCAGCAAGCGGTGGCGTACGGCAACGACGGCTATCTCGCGACCGATCACTTTGCCCAAGTGTTCTCCGCGCACGGGACGATCATGATCTTCTTCGTCGCGATGACGTTCATGATCGGGCTGATCAACTTCGCCGTCCCGCTTCAGCTAGGAGTGCGCGACGTGGCCTTCCCGACGCTCAATTCGGTGAGCTTCTGGCTGACCGCGAGCGGTGCTCTGCTGGTCAACATCAGCCTGTTCATTGGCGAATTCGCCAAGACCGGCTGGGTGATCTATCCGCCGTTGAGCGAGTTGCGCTTTTCGCCCGGCGTCGGGGTCGATTATTATATCTGGGCGATCCAAATATCGGGCGTCGGCACACTGCTGACCGGGGTCAACTTCGTCACCACCATCCTGAAGACGCGTGCGCCGGGCATGAGCTATACACGGATGCCGATGTTCTGCTGGACCGCGCTCGCGACCAGCCTGCTGATCGTCGCCGCCTTCCCGATCCTGACCGCGACGCTCGGGATGCTCAGCCTCGACCGCTATCTCGGCTTCCACTTCTTCACCAACGAAGCCGGCGGCAACGCGATGATGTTCATAAACCTGATCTGGGCATGGGGTCATCCCGAGGTCTACATCCTGATCCTGCCCGCGTTCGGCGTATTCAGCGAAGTCGTCGCGACCTTCTCCGCCAAGCCGCTGTTCGGCTATCGATCGATGGTGATTGCGACGATGGCGATCTGCCTGTTGTCGTTCATGGTGTGGCTGCACCATTTCTTCACGATGGGCGCGGGCGGCGACGTCAACGGCTTCTTTGGGATCATGACGATGATCATCGCGGTGCCGACCGGGGTGAAGGTCTTCAACTGGCTGTTCACGATGTACGGCGGTCGCATCCGCTTCACCTCGCCGATGCTCTGGGCGATCGGTTTCATGGTGACGTTCGTGATCGGTGGGATGACCGGGGTGCTGCTGGCAGTGCCGCCCGCCGATTTCCAGCTGCACAACTCGCTGTTCCTAGTCGCACATTTCCATAACGTCGTGATCGGCGGGGTGTTGTTCGGGGCATTTGCCGGGCTGACCTATTGGTGGCCCAAGGCGTTCGGGTTCCGGCTCGATGAAAAGTGGGGCAAGCGCGCCTTCTGGCTGTGGATCACCGGCTTCTACGTCGCCTTCATGCCGCTCTACCTGCTCGGCCTGATGGGAATGACGCGGCGGCTGGCGCGTTACGACGTGCCGGGCTGGCATCCCTGGTTGCTCGTCGCGGCGGCGGGCGCAGTGTTGATCGCGGGCGGGATCGCGTGTCAGATCATGCAGCTCTACGTCAGCATCCGCAATCGCGCAGCATTGTGCGAGGATAGCGGCGATCCGTGGGACGGCCGCACACTCGAATGGTCGACGCTGTCGCCGCCGCCGGAATATAACTTCGCGGTGCTGCCCAACGTAGAGGGCGAGGACGCCTATTGGGGCATGAAGCAGCGAGCGAAGGACGAGCAATCGTCCGACGACGCGCCCGATTATGAAGACATCGACCTGCCGCGTAGTTCGGCGACGGGCGTGGTATGCGCGTTCTTCGCCAGCGCGATCGGATTCGCGCTGATCTGGAATATCTGGTGGCTGGCAGTGGTCGGCATCCTGGGCGCATGGGCGACGTTCGTCGTGTTCGCCTGGCGCGACGAAGGTGAACGGCGGATTTCGTTGTCCGACCTCGCCCGCGACGATGCCGCGCGTCTTGCCTATTTCAAGACCCGTCTCTCGTCGGACCGCGCCGCATGA
- the cyoA gene encoding ubiquinol oxidase subunit II, with amino-acid sequence MQTKRSLIRLLSAVVLLGALSGCEPAILDSAGPVAASDRHIMLDAFAIMLAIVVPVIAATLAFAWWFRAGNSRAKYRPDWAYSGQLELLVWSVPTLAVIFLGGIAWIGSHAADPATPIGSDPPLRVEVVSLDWKWLFIYPDQGVASVNHLVVPAGRAVSLRLTSATVMNSFFVPQLGSQIYTMAGMTTRLNWRADRTGRYRGLSANYSGSGFPGMALAVDAVTPDQFARWIQGAKAGAQILDGAAYAGLLRPSRNVAPYTYRAVAPGLFDAIVRDAGTRTAQTAVDGRGN; translated from the coding sequence GTGCAAACGAAACGATCGTTGATTAGACTGTTGTCGGCAGTTGTCCTGTTGGGGGCGCTTTCCGGGTGCGAACCCGCTATACTCGATTCCGCCGGACCGGTCGCCGCGAGCGATCGACACATCATGCTCGACGCGTTTGCGATCATGCTAGCGATCGTCGTGCCGGTAATCGCGGCGACGTTGGCGTTCGCCTGGTGGTTTCGCGCAGGCAATTCGCGCGCGAAATATCGACCCGACTGGGCCTATTCGGGACAGCTCGAACTACTGGTCTGGTCGGTGCCGACGCTGGCCGTAATCTTCCTTGGCGGTATCGCCTGGATCGGCAGCCACGCCGCCGATCCCGCAACGCCGATCGGCAGCGATCCGCCCTTGCGTGTCGAGGTCGTCTCGCTCGATTGGAAATGGCTGTTCATCTACCCGGACCAGGGCGTGGCCAGTGTGAATCATCTGGTCGTGCCCGCCGGTCGCGCGGTCAGCCTGCGTCTGACGTCGGCAACGGTGATGAACAGTTTCTTCGTGCCGCAGCTTGGCAGCCAGATCTACACGATGGCGGGGATGACGACCCGGCTCAACTGGCGCGCCGATCGCACGGGACGCTATCGCGGACTGTCGGCAAACTATAGCGGCAGCGGGTTTCCCGGCATGGCGTTGGCGGTCGATGCGGTGACGCCCGACCAGTTCGCCCGCTGGATTCAAGGCGCGAAAGCCGGCGCGCAGATCCTCGACGGTGCCGCCTATGCCGGGCTGTTGCGCCCCAGCCGCAACGTGGCGCCCTACACGTATCGCGCCGTCGCGCCGGGGCTGTTCGACGCGATCGTGCGCGATGCGGGTACCCGTACCGCGCAGACCGCGGTCGACGGACGGGGGAACTAG
- a CDS encoding ferritin-like domain-containing protein — MADDVQLIEAFDTRIKRRAERRDFFKKALGGAAAVAGASGFFYTDAALAQTAPTDADVLNFALNLEYLEAQFYLFAAKGTGLAAGQQTGTGTQGGLAAPAGSLPARKVVFTDPVVSAYAQEIAADEAAHVAFLRTALGTAAVAQPQLNISGGPGSAFAAAATAAGLPNGANFDPYADDNSFLLGAFIFEDVGVTAYKGASPLISNKTFLEAAAGILAVEAYHASIVRTTLYGKGVATPSLRTAADAISDARDSLDGTTDLDQGISAVNASNGVQSNIVPLDGNGLAFSRSTGQVLNIVYLNKNAVTMGGFFPAGVNGTIKTSAAN, encoded by the coding sequence ATGGCCGACGACGTCCAGTTGATCGAAGCGTTTGATACTCGGATCAAACGGCGTGCCGAAAGGCGCGATTTCTTCAAGAAGGCACTGGGCGGCGCCGCTGCGGTAGCGGGGGCATCCGGCTTCTTCTACACCGATGCAGCGCTGGCGCAGACCGCGCCGACCGACGCGGACGTCCTCAATTTTGCGCTCAACCTCGAATATCTCGAAGCGCAATTTTATCTCTTCGCCGCCAAGGGTACCGGTCTCGCCGCCGGCCAGCAGACCGGTACCGGCACGCAAGGCGGCCTCGCCGCGCCGGCCGGATCGCTGCCGGCCCGGAAGGTCGTTTTCACCGACCCCGTCGTCTCGGCATATGCGCAGGAGATTGCAGCTGACGAGGCGGCGCACGTCGCCTTCCTGCGCACCGCCCTCGGCACCGCAGCCGTCGCCCAGCCACAGCTCAATATTTCGGGCGGACCGGGTAGTGCGTTCGCCGCGGCGGCGACGGCGGCCGGCCTTCCCAACGGCGCGAATTTCGACCCCTATGCTGATGACAACAGCTTCCTGCTCGGCGCGTTCATCTTCGAGGATGTCGGGGTCACCGCCTATAAGGGCGCGTCGCCGCTGATCTCCAACAAAACGTTTTTGGAGGCAGCGGCCGGGATCCTGGCGGTCGAAGCCTATCACGCCAGCATCGTGCGAACGACGCTGTATGGAAAAGGTGTCGCGACGCCGAGCCTGCGCACTGCGGCCGACGCGATCTCCGATGCCCGCGACAGCCTCGACGGCACCACCGATCTCGACCAGGGCATCTCGGCGGTCAATGCGTCCAACGGCGTGCAATCGAACATCGTGCCGCTCGACGGCAACGGCCTCGCGTTCAGCCGATCGACCGGCCAGGTGCTCAACATCGTCTACCTCAACAAGAACGCCGTCACGATGGGCGGGTTCTTCCCCGCCGGCGTGAACGGCACGATCAAAACCAGCGCAGCCAACTGA
- a CDS encoding PQQ-dependent sugar dehydrogenase, with amino-acid sequence MTIRALLSSSPLIMLAACSGGGGNADDQIGPNPKLPAINQYLMPPMHVASVEPWANGATPTVAAGLRITAFASDFHNVRSVYTLPNGDVLAVEAKAPEEPVARPKDILVGFIQGFGHSKVRGESRIILLRDADGDGKPEVRTVLIDHLNAPFGVALVGGDLYVANTDAILRYPYVPGQTQITAKPTVLTELPGGPIDHHWTKSLVASPDGSKLYVGIGSNSNITENGIEAEKDRARIWEVDRSTGAHRDFATGLRNPTGLSFEPTSNQLWTVVNERDELGPDLVPDYMTSVRDGSFYGWPYSYYGQNVDPRVQPQRPDLVARAIPPDYALSSHVAPLGMAFSANAAALPPQFRSGAFVGEHGSWNRGNLNGYKVIYIPFVNGRPAGKPVDVVTGFIKDGKAQGRPVGVAIDRRGALLIADDGGNVVWRVTGK; translated from the coding sequence ATGACCATCCGCGCGCTATTGTCGTCTTCGCCCCTGATCATGCTGGCCGCGTGCAGCGGTGGGGGCGGCAATGCCGACGACCAGATCGGTCCCAATCCGAAACTGCCCGCAATCAACCAGTATCTGATGCCGCCGATGCATGTAGCGAGCGTCGAGCCCTGGGCAAATGGCGCGACGCCGACGGTCGCGGCAGGGCTGAGGATCACAGCATTCGCGAGCGATTTCCACAATGTCCGCTCGGTCTACACGCTGCCCAACGGCGACGTGCTGGCGGTCGAGGCCAAGGCGCCCGAGGAACCCGTCGCTCGGCCCAAGGACATCCTCGTCGGCTTCATCCAGGGGTTCGGCCATTCCAAGGTGAGGGGCGAGAGCCGCATCATATTGCTCCGCGATGCCGATGGCGACGGCAAGCCCGAAGTGCGCACCGTGCTGATCGATCACCTCAACGCCCCGTTCGGCGTCGCCCTGGTCGGTGGCGATCTGTACGTCGCGAACACCGATGCGATCCTGCGCTATCCCTACGTGCCGGGCCAGACCCAGATCACAGCCAAGCCGACAGTCCTGACCGAATTGCCTGGCGGCCCGATCGATCACCACTGGACCAAGAGCCTGGTCGCCAGTCCGGACGGCAGCAAGCTGTACGTCGGGATCGGCTCCAACAGCAACATCACCGAAAACGGGATCGAAGCGGAGAAGGATCGCGCCCGCATTTGGGAGGTTGACCGCTCCACCGGCGCGCACCGCGATTTCGCGACGGGCTTGCGCAATCCCACCGGCCTGTCCTTCGAACCGACGAGCAACCAGCTCTGGACCGTCGTCAACGAACGCGACGAGCTCGGGCCCGACCTCGTGCCGGACTATATGACCTCGGTGCGTGATGGCTCCTTCTACGGGTGGCCGTACAGCTACTATGGACAGAACGTTGATCCGCGCGTCCAGCCGCAACGCCCTGATCTGGTCGCGCGGGCGATCCCGCCCGATTATGCGCTAAGCTCGCACGTCGCGCCACTTGGTATGGCCTTCAGCGCCAATGCGGCGGCGCTCCCGCCGCAATTTCGTAGCGGCGCGTTCGTCGGCGAGCATGGCAGCTGGAACCGCGGCAATCTGAACGGGTACAAGGTGATTTATATTCCGTTCGTCAATGGCCGGCCCGCTGGCAAACCGGTCGACGTCGTCACTGGCTTTATCAAGGACGGCAAGGCGCAAGGACGGCCGGTTGGCGTCGCGATTGACCGCCGCGGGGCTCTGTTGATCGCGGACGATGGCGGCAACGTCGTCTGGAGAGTGACGGGCAAATAA
- a CDS encoding SDR family oxidoreductase — MLASEGARVFVCGRSKQHLIEALQAIAPLGEADGVALDLANKNSVARFFDAAEKSLGGIDAAIVNAAVAASGLTEEGKVDLHAIIATDFTAYLDSCREAAVRMGNYGDICMIGSMSTYALGPHSTVYAGIKYGIQGFAVALRRELGPKGIRVSLVEPSRTGSDMQLPDISPKKQRDMIEAHEMLRAEDIAVGIHYVLTQPRRTVIQRLDITPRLMIDE; from the coding sequence TTGCTGGCCAGCGAGGGTGCGCGGGTATTCGTCTGCGGTCGCAGCAAGCAGCATCTGATTGAAGCACTTCAAGCCATTGCCCCTCTCGGTGAGGCCGATGGCGTCGCGCTCGATCTAGCGAACAAAAATTCGGTCGCGCGCTTCTTCGACGCGGCCGAGAAGTCATTGGGCGGGATCGATGCGGCGATCGTCAATGCAGCCGTCGCCGCGTCGGGCCTGACGGAAGAGGGTAAAGTCGACCTTCACGCGATTATCGCGACCGACTTCACCGCTTATCTAGACAGCTGTCGAGAAGCGGCGGTCCGCATGGGAAATTACGGCGATATCTGCATGATCGGGTCGATGAGCACCTATGCGCTGGGGCCCCACTCGACCGTTTACGCAGGCATAAAATACGGCATCCAGGGCTTTGCCGTGGCGTTGCGCCGCGAACTTGGGCCGAAGGGTATCCGAGTGTCGCTGGTAGAGCCCTCGAGAACTGGCTCGGACATGCAGCTCCCGGACATCTCTCCCAAAAAGCAGCGAGACATGATCGAGGCCCACGAAATGTTGAGAGCTGAAGATATCGCGGTTGGCATCCATTACGTCCTCACGCAGCCTCGACGCACCGTCATTCAGCGCCTCGACATTACGCCGAGATTGATGATCGATGAGTGA
- the cyoD gene encoding cytochrome o ubiquinol oxidase subunit IV, with amino-acid sequence MSGDKAPGSKDEQRLPQRAVIGYFIGLSLAALLTAAAFLLPTTDLVWAPAIPVALVALAVGQMGVHLAFFLHITTGPDNTNNILALAFGLLIVGLVLVGSIWIMAHLNQNMLPMDALNRMQR; translated from the coding sequence ATGAGCGGCGACAAGGCCCCGGGGTCAAAGGATGAGCAACGCTTGCCGCAGCGCGCGGTGATCGGATATTTCATCGGCCTGTCGCTCGCGGCGCTGTTGACGGCGGCGGCGTTTCTCCTGCCGACGACCGATCTTGTCTGGGCACCCGCAATCCCAGTCGCGTTGGTCGCGCTGGCGGTGGGGCAGATGGGCGTGCACCTAGCCTTCTTCCTGCACATCACCACCGGTCCGGACAATACGAATAACATCCTGGCGCTGGCGTTCGGATTATTGATCGTCGGACTGGTGCTGGTCGGGTCGATCTGGATCATGGCGCATCTCAACCAGAACATGTTGCCGATGGACGCGCTCAATCGGATGCAGCGCTAG
- a CDS encoding ferritin-like domain-containing protein, whose protein sequence is MIDNDTALAILEASEARRAERRRFLRMAGAGAAGLGSLAMLSACNDDNNGGTPTPTPAPAPTPTPTPAAITDADVLNFALNLEYLEAQFYTYATIGMGLPAVATQGVGTQGSVTGGRAVTFTDPVVAQYAREIAQDEAAHVQFLRGALGGAAVAMPNINIDGGANGAFTAAARAAGVITAAQTFDPYASDENFLLAAYIFEDVGVTAYKGAAPLISNKTYLEAAAGILAAEAYHAGLVRTVLYRKGLTTPSLMLIESAGKISDARDSLDGASDDDQGIASPDGGVTSNIVPADSNAVAFSRTTGAVLNIVYLSKSALVGGGFFPNGVNGTIRTSTAQP, encoded by the coding sequence ATGATCGATAACGATACCGCGCTCGCCATTCTTGAGGCCAGCGAAGCACGTCGTGCCGAACGACGCCGGTTCCTGCGTATGGCCGGAGCCGGTGCGGCTGGGCTCGGCAGTCTCGCCATGCTCAGCGCGTGCAACGACGACAATAATGGCGGCACCCCGACCCCGACGCCCGCACCCGCTCCAACGCCGACCCCTACGCCAGCGGCGATCACCGACGCAGACGTGCTCAACTTTGCGCTGAATCTCGAGTATCTCGAGGCCCAGTTCTATACCTATGCGACAATAGGAATGGGATTGCCTGCGGTGGCGACGCAAGGTGTAGGAACGCAAGGCAGTGTGACCGGTGGCCGGGCGGTGACGTTTACCGATCCCGTTGTTGCCCAGTACGCCCGCGAAATCGCGCAGGATGAAGCGGCGCACGTCCAATTCCTCCGCGGTGCTCTAGGCGGCGCGGCTGTGGCCATGCCGAACATAAACATCGATGGCGGTGCCAACGGCGCCTTCACCGCAGCGGCGCGTGCCGCAGGCGTGATCACCGCTGCACAAACTTTCGATCCGTATGCCAGCGATGAGAACTTCCTGCTCGCCGCCTACATCTTCGAAGATGTCGGGGTGACCGCTTACAAAGGCGCGGCGCCGTTGATCAGCAACAAGACCTATCTTGAGGCGGCAGCCGGTATCCTCGCGGCGGAAGCTTATCATGCAGGCCTGGTCCGCACGGTGCTCTACCGCAAGGGTCTGACGACACCGAGCCTGATGCTGATCGAAAGCGCTGGTAAGATCAGCGACGCGCGCGACAGCCTCGACGGCGCGAGCGACGACGATCAGGGCATCGCCAGCCCCGACGGCGGCGTCACGTCCAATATCGTGCCGGCCGACAGCAACGCGGTCGCATTCAGCCGGACGACGGGCGCGGTGCTCAACATCGTCTATCTGTCGAAATCGGCACTCGTTGGCGGAGGTTTCTTCCCCAACGGTGTCAACGGCACCATCCGAACGAGCACCGCACAACCGTAA
- a CDS encoding DUF2231 domain-containing protein: MPLHGVLAAFPLAFFVAAFFSDWAYADSANMQWANFSVWLITGGVIMAIVAGIAGIVDALVVGDTTRRRSSLHAILTVVMLVLAVINAFIHSRDGWTSVVPAGIILSALTAVVVLVASWLGYAARREGVA; this comes from the coding sequence GTGCCGTTGCACGGCGTCCTGGCGGCGTTCCCGCTCGCCTTCTTTGTCGCCGCCTTCTTTAGCGACTGGGCTTATGCGGACAGCGCCAACATGCAATGGGCAAACTTCTCCGTTTGGTTGATAACGGGCGGCGTGATCATGGCGATCGTTGCCGGTATCGCGGGTATCGTCGATGCGCTGGTCGTCGGCGATACGACGCGCCGCCGGTCGTCGCTGCATGCGATCCTGACCGTCGTCATGCTGGTGCTCGCTGTCATCAACGCCTTCATCCATAGCCGCGATGGCTGGACGTCGGTGGTGCCGGCCGGGATCATCCTTTCTGCGCTCACCGCGGTGGTCGTGCTGGTGGCGAGCTGGCTGGGGTATGCCGCCCGCCGGGAGGGTGTGGCATGA